A part of Astatotilapia calliptera chromosome 15, fAstCal1.2, whole genome shotgun sequence genomic DNA contains:
- the LOC113037652 gene encoding kelch repeat and BTB domain-containing protein 11-like, which produces MDRNQDLDRNTAAGTRCEPGSASEGTRISAQDCHELLSRAKRDRAEDEQERVYSYMSAHYLEVLRAPALYGRLSAAERALILSRRTEWAGLEAGEGVLAVAESGEEARGPRRVLFLHPSARRWEELTRLPEEAPPTGSGMCTLFNYLFVAGGLRGGQAQDSVLCFDPLSGRWSGVRPLSEPRCQLRLVGVDGLLYAVGGGCLLSVERYDPRADRWSHVAPLPKGSFAVAHEATACDGQLFVSGGSLFYRLLRYDPRRDEWEECPFNESRRRSADMVAHRGLVYRFDVDRERAEVSVHRYSTVVKVWLEAATFPLENTLPFRCAVLGDRIYCVNRSRTLQFHIGEEEAGFLPEALPAPTGARGNLVPFVLSLPQNTLASDHGSQTMTSDPGI; this is translated from the coding sequence ATGGACCGGAACCAGGACCTAGACCGGAACACGGCCGCGGGCACGCGCTGCGAGCCCGGCTCAGCCTCCGAGGGAACGCGGATCAGCGCGCAGGACTGCCACGAGCTGCTGAGCAGAGCCAAGCGGGACCGCGCAGAGGACGAGCAGGAGCGTGTGTACAGCTACATGAGCGCGCACTACCTGGAGGTGCTCCGTGCTCCCGCGCTGTACGGCCGTCTGAGCGCTGCGGAGCGCGCACTGATCTTGAGCAGGAGGACGGAGTGGGCGGGGCTAGAGGCGGGGGAGGGGGTTCTGGCGGTGGCGGAGAGTGGGGAGGAGGCGCGCGGCCCGCGGCGCGTGCTGTTCCTGCACCCGAGTGCGCGGCGCTGGGAGGAGCTGACCCGCCTCCCGGAAGAGGCCCCACCCACCGGCTCTGGAATGTGCACTCTCTTCAATTACCTGTTCGTGGCGGGCGGTCTGCGGGGGGGACAGGCCCAGGACAGTGTGCTGTGTTTCGACCCGCTGAGCGGGCGCTGGAGTGGCGTGCGGCCGCTGAGCGAGCCGCGCTGCCAGCTGCGACTGGTGGGTGTGGACGGGCTGCTGTACGCGGTGGGCGGGGGCTGCCTGCTGAGTGTGGAGCGCTACGACCCACGCGCCGACAGGTGGAGCCATGTGGCGCCACTGCCCAAAGGCTCGTTCGCGGTGGCGCATGAGGCCACGGCGTGCGACGGCCAGCTGTTTGTTTCGGGGGGGTCGCTCTTCTACCGCCTCCTGCGCTACGACCCCCGCCGCGATGAGTGGGAGGAGTGCCCGTTCAACGAGAGCCGCCGCCGCTCCGCCGACATGGTCGCGCACCGCGGCCTCGTTTACCGCTTCGACGTGGACCGCGAACGTGCCGAGGTCAGCGTGCACAGGTACAGCACAGTGGTGAAGGTGTGGCTCGAGGCCGCCACTTTTCCGCTGGAAAACACACTGCCATTCCGATGCGCTGTGCTCGGTGACCGGATCTACTGCGTCAACCGCAGCCGCACGCTGCAGTTCCACATCGGCGAGGAGGAGGCCGGCTTCCTGCCCGAGGCCCTGCCAGCCCCCACCGGGGCCCGGGGCAACCTGGTGCCCTTTGTCCTCAGCCTGCCCCAGAACACTCTTGCCTCTGATCATGGATCACAGaccatgacctctgaccctggCATTTAA
- the ccr6a gene encoding C-C chemokine receptor type 6a, which yields MSNQSYTTNMSNQSYTTNMSNQSYTTNMSNQAYPMSTSNDDNNVTDYLDYGGFCSFPNNQSAAKVIGPYIHSIICILGFVGNSLVIVTYAFYKRTKSMTDIYLFNVAIADLLFVLALPFIVYNEQWSWPMGQVACKLLRGSYSVNLYSGMLLLACISTDRYIAIVQARRSFRLRSLSYSRVICTIVWIFAILVSVPSFYFYNWYEPSHLSDPNNQTHVCEFKFKDSETAAAVKVGIPSTQISVGFFLPLFIMIFCYSAIIITLLKAKNFQRHRAVRVVLVVVAVFIICHLPYNIVLLYDTVSLFQEVSCGEADMLEMAKTVFQTIAYMHCCLNPVLYAFVGVNFRNHFRRIFRDLWCLGKKYMAPRRFSRVTSDFYMSSTRRSMDGSSNSGASFTM from the coding sequence ATGTCCAACCAATCATACACCACGAATATGTCCAACCAATCATACACCACGAATATGTCCAACCAGTCATACACCACAAATATGTCAAACCAAGCATACCCTATGTCGACGTCCAATGATGACAATAATGTCACTGATTACCTAGATTACGGTGGATTTTGTTCATTTCCCAACAACCAGAGTGCGGCGAAGGTGATTGGCCCGTACATCCACTCTATCATCTGCATCCTGGGCTTTGTGGGAAACAGCCTGGTCATTGTTACCTACGCCTTCTATAAGAGGACCAAGTCCATGACTGACATCTACCTGTTCAACGTGGCCATCGCTGACCTGCTGTTCGTGCTGGCGCTGCCATTCATCGTCTACAACGAGCAGTGGTCGTGGCCGATGGGGCAGGTGGCCTGCAAGCTGCTGCGTGGCTCCTATAGTGTGAACTTGTACAGTGGCATGCTGCTGCTTGCCTGCATCAGCACTGACCGCTACATCGCCATTGTCCAGGCTCGGCGTAGTTTCAGACTGCGCTCACTGTCATACAGCCGCGTCATCTGTACCATCGTCTGGATCTTCGCTATACTTGTGTCCGTCCCCAGCTTCTACTTCTACAACTGGTACGAGCCATCACACTTGAGTGATCCTAATAACCAAACGCATGTTTGTGAGTTCAAGTTTAAAGACTCAGAAACAGCCGCTGCGGTGAAGGTGGGCATCCCCAGCACCCAGATCAGCGTGGGTTTCTTTCTGCCACTCTTCATCATGATCTTCTGCTACAGTGCCATCATCATCACCCTGCTGAAGGCCAAAAACTTCCAGCGGCACAGAGCAGTACGggtggtgctggtggttgtgGCCGTTTTTATCATCTGCCACCTGCCTTACAACATAGTGCTGCTGTATGACACGGTCAGCCTGTTTCAGGAGGTCTCGTGTGGTGAGGCGGACATGTTGGAGATGGCCAAGACGGTGTTCCAGACCATTGCTTACATGCACTGCTGCCTGAACCCAGTGCTGTACGCCTTCGTAGGGGTGAACTTCAGGAACCACTTCAGGAGGATCTTCAGGGACCTGTGGTGTCTTGGAAAGAAGTACATGGCCCCACGCCGCTTCTCCAGAGTCACCTCTGACTTCTACATGTCCTCCACTCGTCGATCGATGGATGGGTCCAGCAACAGTGGCGCTTCTTTCACCATGTGA